The following are encoded together in the bacterium genome:
- a CDS encoding DUF4215 domain-containing protein produces the protein MKTIPLVLIVALASLAGGTAEAAHLVVDDATQVVSGLGSGAFDTDGDGSLSGSEVSANDKCDNETECGVDSASCASPDGLPDGNHDCKCQLSEAIVAANSDLPVDSCKPQDATPFGEPDVVELEADGPYAFAKIDNVGNNTAFDLGNGPNALPKIKSFVIIEGNGNLLERVCPAAPPPPPETQPIEAVLAPAEASISTRASTIPPPCKFRLLETDSFLEVKDLTARNFDPDCLDELCASNTACTPREECFNGGFLYVAGGFADLSDVVATGNQTSMTARTRGGAVYIEGGDSTDVSIHESILSNNKSHFGGAIAADAGSILTIDQTTIRQNQALLLECVADDDDVGGMCDCDGICDENEDGEGNNCADCALTEGLGWGGGIGAASSQVTLFESSIHDNRADQLGGGIFVFDFGEGSRQKDGSLVSIVEMINTTVANNLAQIGAGIAYLSLPIKSDVSPSSHFDILNNTIAGNGNDDAESGPVAEFGGGIFKLFDTAPMTLRNTIVAGNIAADGADGHGLFTSGGHNHVGDSSGFFMSPISGDLYDQPAGLDAWVDDSPTDVTTAGTGHFPLQAASLNVDSADGTGCPSIDQIQVNRDEDRDFLMEFEECSKGAIEYNDVCGDGRVEVNNGETCDDGNAVDGDGCSANCASEVCGDGTVQLAEECDDGNTESGDGCEADCTVTTTPEGAICGNGTVEGGEECDNGEGLNDDTVPNACRQNCTNPVCGDGVIDTEFGEECDGEAGCLVGCSFEAIAGCNITLVDATTLPYKGLLEKYGFDSIVQCSQIGGGGASGLEKVSFESLQARGINAGCSLIRE, from the coding sequence TCCTTGAGCGGGTCTGAAGTGTCCGCCAACGACAAATGCGACAACGAGACCGAGTGCGGGGTGGACTCTGCGTCCTGCGCCAGTCCCGACGGCCTTCCGGACGGCAATCACGACTGCAAGTGCCAGTTGAGCGAGGCCATCGTGGCGGCCAACAGCGACCTCCCGGTGGATAGCTGCAAACCGCAGGACGCGACGCCTTTTGGCGAGCCTGACGTCGTCGAACTGGAGGCCGATGGCCCCTACGCGTTCGCGAAGATCGACAATGTCGGCAACAACACCGCCTTCGATCTGGGGAACGGCCCGAACGCCCTTCCGAAGATCAAGAGCTTCGTCATTATCGAGGGCAACGGCAACCTCCTGGAGCGGGTCTGTCCAGCCGCGCCTCCCCCTCCCCCTGAAACGCAACCGATCGAGGCGGTCTTGGCACCGGCCGAGGCCTCGATCAGTACGAGGGCCAGCACCATTCCCCCCCCCTGCAAATTCCGCCTCCTGGAAACGGATAGTTTTCTGGAGGTCAAGGACCTGACGGCTCGCAATTTCGACCCGGATTGCCTGGACGAACTGTGCGCGAGTAACACTGCCTGCACGCCCCGTGAGGAATGTTTCAACGGGGGTTTCCTCTACGTTGCCGGGGGCTTCGCCGATCTGAGTGACGTGGTCGCCACCGGCAATCAGACCAGCATGACCGCCCGGACTCGCGGAGGGGCCGTCTATATTGAAGGAGGCGACTCGACCGACGTCAGCATCCACGAGAGCATCCTGTCGAACAACAAGTCCCATTTCGGCGGAGCAATCGCCGCCGATGCCGGCTCGATCCTCACGATCGATCAGACGACGATCCGCCAGAACCAGGCCCTCCTGCTGGAATGCGTGGCAGACGACGACGATGTGGGAGGGATGTGCGATTGTGACGGCATCTGCGATGAGAACGAAGACGGCGAGGGTAACAACTGCGCGGATTGCGCCCTCACGGAAGGCCTTGGATGGGGGGGCGGGATCGGGGCCGCCTCCAGCCAGGTGACCCTCTTTGAAAGCTCCATCCACGACAACCGGGCGGACCAGCTCGGCGGGGGCATCTTCGTCTTCGATTTCGGCGAAGGATCACGACAGAAGGACGGGTCTCTCGTCTCGATCGTCGAGATGATCAATACCACCGTCGCCAATAACCTGGCACAGATCGGGGCCGGGATCGCGTACCTCTCGCTTCCCATAAAAAGCGACGTTTCCCCGTCATCCCATTTCGATATCCTGAACAACACGATCGCCGGAAACGGCAATGACGACGCGGAATCGGGTCCGGTCGCGGAATTCGGCGGTGGGATCTTCAAGCTCTTCGACACCGCCCCGATGACCTTGAGAAACACGATCGTCGCGGGCAATATCGCGGCCGACGGCGCCGACGGGCACGGCCTGTTCACCTCCGGCGGGCACAATCACGTCGGAGACTCGTCCGGCTTCTTCATGAGCCCCATTTCCGGAGATCTCTACGACCAGCCGGCGGGCCTCGACGCCTGGGTCGACGACAGCCCCACCGACGTCACCACGGCGGGAACGGGGCATTTCCCCCTACAGGCGGCGAGCCTGAACGTCGACTCCGCGGACGGCACCGGCTGCCCCTCGATCGACCAGATCCAGGTCAACCGCGACGAGGACCGCGATTTCCTGATGGAGTTCGAGGAGTGCAGCAAGGGGGCGATCGAATACAACGACGTCTGCGGCGACGGCCGGGTGGAAGTGAACAACGGCGAGACCTGCGACGACGGCAACGCCGTGGACGGCGACGGCTGCTCGGCGAATTGTGCGTCCGAGGTCTGCGGCGACGGCACGGTCCAACTCGCAGAGGAATGCGACGACGGGAACACCGAGTCGGGTGACGGCTGCGAGGCGGACTGCACGGTCACCACCACGCCCGAGGGGGCCATCTGCGGCAACGGCACGGTGGAGGGCGGCGAGGAGTGCGACAACGGCGAGGGCCTGAACGACGACACTGTGCCCAACGCCTGCCGCCAGAACTGCACGAACCCGGTCTGCGGCGACGGGGTCATCGACACCGAGTTCGGCGAGGAGTGCGACGGGGAGGCGGGTTGCCTCGTGGGATGCTCCTTCGAGGCCATCGCCGGCTGCAACATCACCCTGGTGGACGCAACCACCCTCCCCTACAAGGGCCTTCTGGAGAAATACGGCTTCGACTCCATCGTCCAATGCAGCCAGATCGGCGGCGGGGGGGCCTCGGGGCTCGAGAAGGTCTCCTTTGAATCCTTGCAAGCCCGCGGAATCAATGCGGGTTGCAGCCTTATCCGGGAATAG
- a CDS encoding CDP-alcohol phosphatidyltransferase family protein produces MVENFLIIPFLRSMDPVWVSLGPLLTINALFLMTLFFFWFTYRRRPKTQDVDLKEHSKFLSRFLKEYWYWLTSPIVRVMVKLRFTPNGLTVCGFLLSCVAAYFFSLGMVGAGGWFMIFGATFDMFDGQIARMTGKASKSGAFFDSVMDRFGEAVVFLGLAGLYRNSWILYVTILGLVGSMMVSYTRARGEGVGVDVKSGFMQRPERIVYLGVGSIFSPILAYFLRFLVPSVPLDIVTIGAIILIAIFTNVTALHRMGVVMKTLDPLPRDTQRSARLAAGRSSLE; encoded by the coding sequence ATGGTCGAGAACTTCCTGATCATCCCGTTCTTACGGAGCATGGACCCGGTGTGGGTCTCGCTCGGCCCCCTGCTCACCATCAACGCCCTCTTCCTGATGACCCTGTTTTTCTTTTGGTTCACGTACCGGCGGCGGCCAAAGACCCAAGATGTTGATTTAAAAGAGCATTCGAAGTTTCTTTCCCGTTTCCTCAAGGAATATTGGTACTGGCTCACCTCCCCGATCGTCCGTGTGATGGTGAAACTCCGTTTCACGCCGAACGGGCTCACCGTCTGCGGCTTCCTGCTCTCGTGCGTGGCGGCCTATTTCTTCAGCCTGGGGATGGTCGGCGCGGGCGGTTGGTTCATGATCTTCGGCGCGACCTTCGACATGTTTGACGGACAGATCGCGCGGATGACGGGCAAGGCGTCGAAGTCCGGCGCTTTTTTCGATTCCGTCATGGACCGTTTCGGGGAGGCCGTCGTCTTTCTGGGGCTGGCGGGCCTCTACCGGAATTCCTGGATCCTCTACGTCACGATCCTCGGCCTCGTGGGATCGATGATGGTCTCCTACACCCGCGCGCGGGGCGAAGGCGTGGGCGTGGACGTCAAGAGCGGGTTCATGCAACGGCCGGAGCGGATCGTCTACCTGGGCGTTGGCTCCATCTTCAGCCCCATCCTCGCCTATTTTCTCCGCTTCCTCGTCCCGTCCGTGCCCCTCGACATCGTCACGATCGGCGCGATCATCCTGATCGCGATCTTCACAAACGTGACCGCCCTTCACCGGATGGGGGTCGTCATGAAGACGCTCGATCCTCTCCCACGGGATACGCAACGCTCAGCCCGCCTGGCGGCCGGCCGGTCGTCGTTGGAATAA
- a CDS encoding radical SAM protein, translated as MAAVAYNELEEMQKGQESPKPDMVYKTGGNGALASNKLEQGGFKLGERLLVAAARAAWPVFQFINKVHQGKPFQPQWAPAPLLKKKEKTFPQLGWPRVTDSLCPRCVQESRKEIVSGVKDYTHLINENPGEIKAEIIERNGEILMVKDCPKHGHFEDVMAMDPKFLKRIEKLYPGRDFKSPLTNLRNHGSSSILYGRGSVLTVDLTNRCNMMCDPCFMDANQVGYVHELAWEEIQEILDNSLKIKPKRQMSVQFSGGEPTLSPHFLQAVKYAKDVGYFSIQAATNGIRFAQEPEFAKAAYDSGMRIAYLQFDGVGNENNEHRKISNLFDVKLRAITNLYNAGIDVVLVITIVNTINDHQVGPIIDFAVQNSDKITFCAFQPVSFTGRDEDIDDESRMKQRYTLSHLAHDVKKQTGISEPLRDWFPLSSAGPFADLADLMKGPNQEWGTLKCGCHPNCGIAMGLMVDKQDREWLPISEFIRLDKFVDDVQDITDAAQPNWLTKMEVATSLLRNYRPGKAPKKLKLKEFLRKFDKQSGGGLKGGKADYGQGAERKKDRWHFMFVAGMWFQDLFNYDFRRTEMCIIPYATQLGEISFCAYNTGVGWRQIIENMFKNASVADWYRKYGRHDVFAGSRPMPVPEYEHTVRLPEQIALKEKEGGCGDSCGCSH; from the coding sequence ATGGCAGCCGTCGCCTACAACGAACTCGAAGAGATGCAAAAGGGTCAGGAATCCCCGAAGCCCGACATGGTCTACAAGACCGGCGGCAACGGGGCCCTCGCCTCCAATAAGCTCGAGCAGGGCGGTTTTAAGCTCGGCGAGCGCCTCCTGGTCGCTGCGGCGCGGGCGGCCTGGCCCGTCTTCCAGTTCATCAACAAGGTTCACCAGGGTAAGCCGTTCCAGCCCCAGTGGGCCCCGGCGCCCCTTCTCAAGAAGAAGGAAAAGACCTTCCCGCAGCTCGGCTGGCCCCGCGTGACCGATTCTCTCTGCCCCCGCTGCGTTCAGGAGTCTCGTAAGGAGATCGTCTCTGGCGTCAAGGACTACACGCATCTGATCAACGAAAATCCGGGCGAGATCAAGGCGGAGATCATCGAGCGGAACGGCGAGATCCTCATGGTGAAGGATTGTCCCAAGCACGGGCACTTCGAGGACGTGATGGCGATGGATCCGAAGTTTTTGAAGCGCATCGAAAAACTGTACCCGGGCCGCGATTTCAAGTCGCCGCTGACGAACCTGCGCAATCACGGATCTTCCTCGATCCTGTATGGGCGGGGTTCCGTGTTGACGGTGGATCTGACGAATCGCTGCAACATGATGTGCGATCCCTGCTTCATGGATGCGAACCAGGTCGGTTACGTCCACGAGCTCGCGTGGGAGGAGATCCAGGAAATCCTGGACAACTCCCTCAAGATCAAGCCCAAGCGGCAGATGTCCGTTCAATTCTCCGGCGGCGAGCCGACGCTGTCTCCGCACTTTCTGCAGGCGGTCAAGTATGCCAAGGACGTGGGCTATTTCAGCATCCAGGCGGCGACGAACGGCATCCGCTTCGCCCAGGAGCCCGAGTTCGCCAAGGCGGCCTATGACTCCGGCATGCGCATCGCCTACCTCCAGTTCGACGGGGTGGGGAACGAGAACAACGAGCACCGCAAGATCTCGAACCTCTTCGACGTCAAACTCCGCGCCATCACGAACCTCTACAACGCGGGCATCGACGTCGTGCTCGTCATCACCATCGTCAACACCATCAACGACCACCAGGTCGGCCCGATCATCGACTTCGCGGTGCAGAACTCCGACAAGATCACGTTCTGCGCCTTCCAGCCCGTCTCGTTTACGGGACGCGACGAGGACATCGACGACGAAAGCCGGATGAAGCAGCGCTACACGCTTTCGCACCTGGCCCACGACGTGAAGAAGCAGACGGGCATCTCCGAGCCTCTCCGCGATTGGTTTCCGCTTTCGTCCGCGGGGCCGTTCGCGGATCTCGCGGACCTCATGAAGGGGCCGAACCAGGAGTGGGGGACGCTCAAGTGCGGGTGTCACCCGAACTGCGGCATTGCCATGGGACTCATGGTGGACAAGCAGGACCGCGAATGGCTGCCCATCTCGGAATTCATCCGCCTGGACAAGTTCGTGGACGACGTCCAGGACATCACGGACGCCGCCCAGCCCAACTGGCTCACGAAAATGGAGGTCGCGACCTCCCTGTTGCGCAATTACCGGCCGGGCAAGGCCCCGAAGAAGCTCAAGCTCAAGGAGTTTCTCCGTAAGTTCGACAAGCAGAGCGGCGGCGGCCTTAAGGGCGGAAAGGCCGACTACGGCCAGGGCGCCGAGCGAAAGAAGGACCGGTGGCACTTCATGTTCGTCGCCGGCATGTGGTTTCAGGACCTCTTCAACTACGACTTCCGACGGACCGAGATGTGCATCATCCCGTACGCGACTCAGTTAGGAGAAATCTCCTTCTGCGCCTACAATACGGGCGTGGGATGGAGGCAGATCATCGAGAACATGTTCAAGAACGCCTCGGTGGCCGATTGGTACCGAAAATACGGACGCCACGACGTCTTCGCCGGCAGCCGTCCGATGCCGGTGCCAGAATACGAGCACACCGTCCGCCTGCCGGAGCAGATCGCCCTGAAGGAAAAAGAGGGTGGGTGCGGGGATTCCTGCGGGTGTTCGCATTGA
- the trxA gene encoding thioredoxin — MASPNVKNATDASFEKDVLGNGKPAIVDFWATWCAPCRALAPIIDEVANQYAGKLEVYKVDIDSNPDTPARYGVRGIPTVILFKGGQVVGQVVGAVPKSQLEELVKKAV; from the coding sequence ATGGCATCCCCGAACGTGAAGAACGCCACCGACGCGAGTTTCGAGAAGGACGTCCTGGGCAACGGCAAACCGGCCATCGTGGACTTTTGGGCGACGTGGTGCGCCCCCTGCCGCGCGCTGGCCCCGATCATCGACGAGGTCGCGAACCAATACGCCGGCAAGCTCGAGGTCTATAAGGTGGACATCGACAGCAATCCGGACACCCCTGCCCGCTACGGCGTCCGGGGCATCCCGACCGTCATTCTTTTCAAGGGCGGCCAGGTCGTCGGCCAGGTCGTCGGGGCGGTGCCGAAGTCGCAGCTTGAGGAATTGGTCAAGAAGGCGGTCTAA
- the rodA gene encoding rod shape-determining protein RodA, whose protein sequence is MFDKRLKYHFHWPLLWVTLALSVVGLLNLYSATYDIAVGSVSPLFVSQLVWFAVGIALGMASLLIDYRILLRLAYPLYAVSVILLALVPFFGKEVAGNRNWLMIGPFTMQPSEFAKIAFIIVMARFLSDHPTTHGYGVRGLLRPLALLLPPLLLILAGKDIGSSLFLILTFASLVMFAGVRAKVVLLCVAIGVVGAVGMYKKVLSGHQKARIEAFLHPDADPKGIGYHLLQSKIAVGSGQIIGKGYLKGMHNKLLYLPEKHTDFIFPVLAEEWGFVGSSVVLGLYLAILVFGIQLASKAKESFGVFLALGVTALFFWQVAINLGGVLGLMPLTGVTLPLLSYGGSSLVTILIGISLLLNISMRRFMF, encoded by the coding sequence GTGTTCGATAAGAGATTGAAATACCACTTTCATTGGCCTCTGCTTTGGGTGACGCTGGCCCTCTCCGTCGTCGGTCTCCTCAATCTCTACAGCGCGACCTATGACATCGCCGTCGGTTCGGTCTCCCCCCTGTTCGTCTCCCAGCTCGTCTGGTTCGCGGTCGGCATCGCGCTGGGGATGGCCTCGCTCCTGATCGATTACCGGATTTTGCTCCGGCTCGCGTATCCGCTTTACGCCGTCTCCGTGATCCTCCTCGCGTTGGTTCCGTTCTTCGGCAAGGAGGTGGCGGGCAACCGCAACTGGCTGATGATCGGGCCGTTCACGATGCAGCCGTCCGAATTCGCCAAAATCGCCTTCATCATCGTCATGGCGCGTTTTTTGTCCGACCACCCGACCACGCATGGTTACGGTGTGAGGGGCCTGCTCCGGCCCTTGGCGCTGCTTCTCCCGCCGCTGCTTCTTATTTTGGCGGGCAAGGACATCGGATCGAGCCTTTTTCTGATCCTCACGTTCGCCTCTCTCGTGATGTTCGCGGGCGTGCGCGCCAAGGTCGTCCTGCTCTGCGTCGCCATCGGCGTCGTCGGCGCGGTCGGGATGTACAAAAAGGTGCTCTCGGGGCATCAAAAGGCGCGGATCGAGGCGTTCCTTCATCCGGACGCCGACCCCAAGGGCATCGGCTACCATCTCTTGCAATCGAAGATTGCCGTCGGCTCCGGCCAGATCATCGGCAAGGGTTACCTGAAGGGGATGCACAACAAACTCCTCTACCTGCCGGAGAAGCACACGGACTTTATCTTTCCCGTCTTGGCGGAGGAATGGGGATTCGTGGGATCGAGCGTCGTGCTCGGGCTCTATCTGGCCATCCTGGTTTTCGGGATCCAACTGGCCTCGAAGGCCAAGGAATCCTTCGGCGTTTTCCTGGCGCTCGGCGTGACGGCGCTCTTTTTCTGGCAGGTGGCGATCAACCTGGGAGGCGTCTTGGGCCTGATGCCGCTCACGGGCGTGACGCTGCCACTTCTCTCTTACGGGGGGTCGTCGCTGGTGACGATCCTGATCGGGATCAGCCTGCTTCTGAATATCTCGATGCGGCGGTTTATGTTTTAG
- the mrdA gene encoding penicillin-binding protein 2: MPLELSTERRTHFEGRYVFCYLVILLFFSAATARLFYLQVVRGRNFLAFSAVHTMKEIRMPASRGVIFDRNRRPIAQNRPSFDLSVVPQEIVDIEGVKKTLRTFAQVDPELVEQKWAKNKKSPSYFPIPVASDIPYDTAVRIRTAKSLEPDASDPEGGFDFRGVEVGARPLRSYPQGPIAAATLGYIGEISEKELARVKKDQPGRYVLGDLVGASGLERTWEWLLKGRDGYQQKIVDAVGREVQNEDLASLLTEEESVHGSNLILTLDSRLQKFAEDRFEGKSGALVALDPNDGEILAMVSVPSYDPGELVANVSHNYWAKLVTDPGNLLLNRATQGAYPPGSTFKLVTALAALEEGIIGPNDRIGCSGGLKYGKRFFKCWNKGGHGAISVERAIAESCDTFFYQMGLKLGVDRLAKYANLFGLGLRTGIDLEGEKPGLIPTAEWKKRVFKQDWQPGENISISVGQGYDTATPLQNALMVSEMATGRKIVPHLLKAVEGADGLMERPPLPGEGEPLPVSPKNLEIVRKGMLGAVQSPGGTAHRLASKTFQMAGKTGTAQVISEEGKARARGINTEDHAWFVAYAPVEGPRIAVAAIVEHGGFGASAAAPIVRDVIEKYLDFQGLLPKKEEKQAAPKKGKRRVR; the protein is encoded by the coding sequence ATGCCTCTTGAACTTTCCACCGAACGCCGGACGCATTTCGAGGGCCGCTACGTCTTTTGCTACCTCGTGATCCTTCTGTTTTTCTCCGCCGCGACCGCGCGTCTGTTCTACCTGCAGGTCGTCCGGGGGCGGAATTTTCTCGCATTCTCCGCCGTCCACACCATGAAGGAGATCCGGATGCCGGCCTCCCGGGGCGTGATTTTCGACCGGAACCGGCGGCCGATCGCCCAGAACCGTCCGTCCTTCGACTTGAGCGTCGTGCCCCAGGAGATCGTCGACATCGAGGGCGTCAAGAAAACCCTTCGGACGTTTGCCCAAGTCGATCCGGAACTGGTCGAACAAAAGTGGGCCAAAAACAAAAAGAGCCCGTCCTATTTTCCCATTCCCGTCGCGTCCGACATTCCCTACGACACGGCCGTTCGCATCCGGACTGCGAAGTCGCTCGAGCCGGACGCCTCGGACCCGGAGGGGGGCTTCGATTTCAGGGGCGTCGAAGTGGGCGCGCGCCCTTTACGCAGCTACCCGCAGGGCCCGATCGCCGCGGCGACCCTGGGCTACATCGGGGAAATCTCCGAAAAGGAACTGGCCCGTGTGAAGAAGGATCAGCCGGGACGTTACGTGCTGGGTGACCTGGTCGGGGCCTCGGGGCTGGAGAGGACCTGGGAGTGGCTGCTCAAGGGGCGCGACGGCTACCAGCAGAAGATCGTCGACGCCGTGGGGCGCGAGGTTCAGAACGAGGACCTGGCCTCTCTTCTGACGGAAGAGGAATCGGTTCACGGGAGCAACCTGATCCTGACCCTGGACAGCCGCCTCCAAAAATTCGCGGAGGATCGGTTTGAAGGCAAGTCCGGGGCCCTGGTGGCCCTCGATCCGAATGACGGAGAAATCCTCGCCATGGTGAGCGTCCCGTCTTACGATCCCGGCGAGCTCGTCGCGAACGTTTCCCACAATTACTGGGCGAAGCTCGTCACCGATCCCGGGAACCTGCTTCTCAACCGGGCGACCCAAGGGGCGTACCCGCCGGGCTCCACCTTCAAGCTCGTGACCGCCCTGGCCGCGCTCGAGGAGGGGATCATCGGGCCCAACGACCGGATCGGCTGTTCCGGGGGGCTCAAATACGGCAAGCGGTTCTTCAAGTGCTGGAACAAGGGAGGCCACGGCGCCATTTCGGTCGAGCGCGCGATCGCCGAGTCCTGCGACACCTTTTTCTATCAAATGGGGCTCAAGCTGGGAGTCGACCGGTTGGCGAAGTACGCGAACCTCTTTGGGTTGGGGCTGAGGACGGGAATCGACCTGGAAGGGGAGAAGCCGGGACTCATCCCGACGGCGGAATGGAAAAAGAGGGTCTTCAAGCAGGACTGGCAGCCCGGCGAGAACATTTCCATTTCGGTGGGGCAGGGATACGACACGGCGACGCCGCTTCAGAACGCCCTCATGGTGTCCGAGATGGCCACGGGACGGAAAATTGTTCCGCATTTGCTCAAGGCCGTTGAGGGGGCGGACGGTCTCATGGAACGTCCGCCGTTGCCCGGGGAAGGGGAGCCCCTTCCGGTCTCGCCTAAGAATCTGGAAATCGTCCGCAAGGGCATGCTGGGGGCGGTCCAGAGCCCAGGAGGCACGGCGCATCGGCTCGCCTCCAAGACCTTCCAGATGGCGGGCAAGACGGGGACGGCCCAGGTCATCAGCGAGGAGGGCAAGGCCCGGGCCCGGGGCATCAACACCGAGGATCACGCCTGGTTCGTGGCCTACGCGCCGGTCGAGGGACCGCGTATCGCCGTGGCTGCGATCGTCGAGCACGGCGGCTTCGGTGCATCGGCCGCGGCGCCGATCGTGCGGGACGTGATCGAAAAATATCTCGATTTTCAGGGTTTGTTGCCCAAGAAGGAAGAAAAACAGGCGGCCCCCAAGAAGGGAAAGAGACGTGTTCGATAA
- the mreC gene encoding rod shape-determining protein MreC — protein sequence MKRSVAPRMFFSGTRLKKLMIAAALAGAALLLYLRHQQIESSGALRWFDRPVVFVVSPAVRGVTAARDRVARTFERYVFLKGLERENETLRAENARLKEREVVSNGLEEENRRLLAMLDLKNQLSGKGVVARVTGYPPAAPYGIITINRGSDDGVRRRAPVVSADGLVGQVSRVFPGTSQVLIITDPTSAVDGRLDPSGARGLVVGKSLKLGLKRDLFISAFEYLSQSTDIAEGARVTTSGMDGVYPPGIPIGSVREHKAKQYDIFQQAEVIPAVDFFKLSEVLVLP from the coding sequence GTGAAACGTTCCGTGGCTCCTCGCATGTTCTTTTCTGGAACCAGGCTGAAGAAACTCATGATCGCCGCGGCGCTCGCGGGCGCGGCCCTGCTTCTCTATCTTCGCCATCAGCAGATCGAATCCTCCGGAGCGCTTCGCTGGTTCGACCGCCCGGTCGTCTTCGTGGTATCGCCGGCCGTACGCGGGGTGACGGCCGCGCGCGATCGCGTGGCGCGGACCTTCGAACGGTATGTTTTCCTCAAGGGCTTGGAACGGGAGAATGAGACGCTTCGGGCGGAAAACGCGCGGCTCAAGGAGCGGGAGGTCGTCTCGAACGGCCTGGAGGAGGAGAACCGGAGGCTTCTGGCCATGCTCGACCTCAAGAACCAGCTCTCGGGCAAGGGGGTCGTGGCCCGGGTGACCGGTTATCCGCCGGCTGCGCCGTACGGGATCATCACAATCAACAGGGGGTCGGACGACGGCGTGAGGCGCCGCGCCCCCGTGGTTTCCGCGGACGGCCTGGTGGGGCAGGTGTCCCGGGTTTTTCCGGGCACGAGCCAGGTGCTGATCATCACCGATCCCACCAGCGCCGTGGACGGGCGGCTCGATCCTTCCGGGGCCCGGGGCTTGGTCGTCGGCAAGTCGCTCAAGCTCGGGCTGAAAAGGGACCTCTTCATCAGCGCCTTCGAGTACTTGAGCCAATCGACGGATATCGCGGAGGGCGCGCGCGTCACAACGTCCGGCATGGACGGCGTGTATCCGCCCGGCATTCCGATCGGAAGCGTTCGCGAACACAAGGCGAAGCAGTACGACATCTTCCAGCAGGCCGAAGTGATTCCGGCGGTCGATTTTTTTAAACTGAGCGAGGTCTTGGTGCTGCCGTGA
- a CDS encoding rod shape-determining protein: MIFDSFLGFFSNDLAIDLGTANTVVYVKGRGIIAFEPSVVAVQKDPRGMKKVLAVGKEAKEMLGRTPGNIEAIRPMREGVIADFEVTEAMLRYFIRKAHNRKTLIRPRIIISVPFGITEVEKRAVRESAESAGAREVFLIEEPMAAAIGAGLPITEPSGNMIVNIGGGTTQVAVISLAGVVYSKSIRIAGDKMDEAIMNYLKRKYNMLIGERTAEQIKINIGTAYPENEVRTMEIKGRDLVAGVPKTLEINSEEVREAIQEPINAIIEAVKVALERTPPELAADIVDRGICMAGGGALLRNIDVLIREETDLPVMIADDPQTCVVLGTGKALDQLDTLKGITIT; encoded by the coding sequence GTGATTTTCGATTCTTTCCTCGGATTTTTTTCCAACGATCTGGCGATCGACCTGGGCACGGCCAACACCGTCGTCTACGTCAAGGGTCGAGGCATCATTGCCTTCGAGCCCTCCGTCGTCGCCGTCCAAAAAGACCCTCGCGGAATGAAGAAGGTGCTCGCCGTGGGCAAGGAGGCCAAGGAGATGTTGGGCCGGACGCCCGGCAACATCGAAGCCATCCGCCCCATGCGCGAGGGAGTCATCGCGGACTTCGAAGTGACGGAGGCCATGCTCCGCTATTTCATCCGCAAGGCGCACAACCGGAAGACCCTGATCCGTCCCCGCATCATCATCTCGGTGCCCTTTGGCATCACCGAGGTGGAGAAGCGCGCGGTGCGCGAGTCGGCGGAGTCCGCCGGCGCCCGCGAGGTTTTCCTGATCGAGGAGCCGATGGCGGCGGCGATCGGGGCCGGGCTGCCCATCACGGAGCCCTCGGGCAACATGATCGTCAACATCGGCGGCGGCACGACGCAGGTGGCCGTCATCTCCCTGGCGGGCGTCGTCTACAGCAAGTCCATCCGGATCGCCGGCGACAAGATGGACGAGGCGATCATGAACTACCTCAAGCGCAAGTACAACATGCTGATCGGCGAGCGGACGGCGGAGCAGATCAAGATCAACATCGGCACGGCCTATCCGGAGAACGAGGTCCGGACGATGGAGATCAAGGGCCGCGACCTGGTCGCCGGCGTACCCAAGACCCTCGAGATCAATTCGGAGGAGGTGAGGGAAGCCATTCAGGAGCCGATCAACGCGATCATCGAGGCGGTCAAGGTGGCCCTCGAGCGGACGCCGCCGGAGCTGGCGGCCGACATCGTCGATCGTGGGATCTGCATGGCGGGCGGGGGCGCCCTCCTCAGAAACATCGATGTCCTGATCCGAGAGGAGACGGACCTCCCGGTCATGATCGCCGACGATCCTCAAACCTGCGTCGTGCTCGGGACGGGCAAGGCGCTCGATCAGCTCGACACGCTCAAGGGCATTACCATCACATAA